TTGTGACCGTCATCGACGACGACATTGCGTGGCCGGTCTTGAGCCGCCTGTGCAAGGCGGCGGGATGGAAGATGATGGACGTCGAAACCGGCCGAGTCTTTGGCTAATCGATGATCACCGAGAGCTGATTCTCATGCCCACCTACGTCTACGAAGTTCTCGACAAGAAAGGCAAGCCGACCGGCGAGACGTTCGAGATCGTCCAGCCCATGAAGGACGACGCGCTCACGAAGGATTCGAAGGGGCGGCCCGTGCGCCGCGCGATTGTCGCCCCCGCCGTCGCCGGCAAGTGGAGCCCGATCAAAGAGAAGAGCGCGATGAGCAACAAGAACCTCGAGCGCCTCGGATTCACCAAGTACGAGCGCAAGGGCAAAGGCTACATGGAGCGCGTAGCGGGGAAAGAAGGGCCCAAGAGCATTTCGGCGGATGACTGATTAGTCCGTGGGCGTTTGTTTTTTCCTCGTACAAACGCGAGTAATTTTCAGTTCCGTGCTTCACGCAGAGATACGCGTCTTTGAACGCCACTCTCGCCTGTGACCTCTATGGTGTCTGTGCCTCTGTCGACTTGAATGCGGCCAAATCTCGCGATGGCGTCTTTACCGTTCGCCGCTTGCCCGATGATGCCCATGTCCCAAGATCGCCCGAGATCGTCTAGTTGGTCGGACAAGCGCATCCGTACCGGGCCGGGCGACCACCAGTCCTTTGAGTCAAGCCAGACACAGACGTTCACATACGCCTTGGGCAAATCGGATGGGCTCGTTGAAATGAGTTCGCGGACAATGACCCGTGAGGGTGGAATCGGATCCGGGCTCGGAAGAAGTCTGCCAAGGGCGAATATGGCGAGGGGAATGGTCCAAAGGCCCAGCACGTAACCGACCAGCAGCCACGCGCCTCGCCGCCAAAGCTTGGTGTTGGCCTTCTGGGCAGAGTCCATGCTGGATCAAACCTGTGCCATCGCGCGAAGCGACTTCACTCTCATCTCTCTCGCCACATTCCCCGCATACTTCAAACCCGCCTCTTCGCACAACATCCGCGCCGAAATCTGCGACGAGAGGAAGATTGTCGGCAGCCCGCTCCCCGGGTGTGTCCCGCCGCCGACCAGGTACACATTCTCCGTGAACGGCAGCTTGTTCTGAGGCCGTTTGTGCAGCATTTGTCCGAGATTGTGCGCGAGGTTGAACGTCGCTCCGAAGTTGATGTTCATCCCCTTCCATGTGTCGGGCGTGTACACCACTTCAGCTCGGATCCGCTCCCGGAAGTTGGGGCCGAGCGCATCGCCCAGCACCTTTTCCATCCGCTTCAGCGCCAGTTCGCGATACGCCGCCTTCTCCTTCTCCCAGTTCACGCCCGCGGCACTCGCCTGCTGCAGATTCGCGATCGGCACGAGCACGTACAACGCGCTGTTTCCCGGCGGAGCCAGCGTCGGATCCATCGCGCTCGGGTTGCACACATAGATGCTGGGCTCTTGCGGCAGTTCTCCGGTCTTGGTGATCTGCTCGAGGTTGTTCTGATAGTCCTCCGCGATGCAGATCGTGTGGTGAGGCAGATTCACCTTGCCTTCAATGCCCAGATAGAGCATGAACGTCGAGCAGGAGTACTTTCGTGAGTCGAGCGTGCCGTCGCAGTAGCTATTTCCTGCCGCGGCACGCACATTCTCGGGGATCAGTTTCTTCATCGCCCACGTCGCATCGGCGTTGATCACGACGTGGTCGAACTTTTCCGGGCGTCCACTCACGATCACTCCGGTTGCGCGCTGACCGTGGAATTCGATGCGCTCGACCGGGGTCGATGTCCGAACCTGCGCGCCGTGCTCCCGCGCCACAACCGACATCGCCTCCATCAGCGCGTTGCACCCGCCGATCGGGTGCCATACGCCGTACTCGTACTCGATGAACGGCAAGATCGTGAACAGGCTCGGGCAGTCGTACGGACTCATGCCCAGGTACTTGCTCTGAAAACTCACCGCGAGTTTCGTCGCCGGATCGGAAAAGTACTTCCCGAGCAACTGATGCACGGAAAGATCGGGTCGCAGAACCGGGCCCACCTTCAGCGTGTCGAGCCAGGTGTTCTTTCCGAACAAATCCAGCGGAGAGCGCATCGGGTTCCGCAGGATGCTCTCGCTGTGCCTGAGCTTGTAGCGGTTGTCGGCGATGAAGCGCGGGAAGTTCTCGCCGTCTTTCGGGTTGATCTTCGCGAGACGGCGCGACATTTCCGCGATGTCCTGCGTGGTGTCGATAACGAGGGGCGCGCCGGCTTTTCCACGACCGACCATCAGCAGCCGGTACATCGGATCGAGCCTTTTGAGTTCGACGTAATCGCCGAGCCTGCGCTCCGCCGCGGCAAAGACTTCTTCGAGCACGTACGGCATCATGAAGAACGTCGGACCGGTATCGAAGTGGTATTCCCCGCCGTCCGTGCCGGTGGCCGAGATCCGCGCCGTGCGGCCGCCGACGCGCGGCTGCGACTCGAACACGGTGACCTCGGCGCCGCTTGCCGCCAGAAGAACCGCCGCGGCAAGCCCGCCGGGCCCCGCTCCGATGATCGCTACTGAATGTCCGCTCGACTTCAAGGCCGGAACCTCCCGCTTTCGAAGCGGGAGGGTAGTTCAAGGATTGATTACGCGTTGGCGTGCTCAACCGGATATCAGGGGCACTCGAGCGCGTCGTAAGCGACGATGAATATCGAAAAATCCTCGTCGTTCACGTCGCTGTCGTGGTTGAGGTCGCAGGGACAACCCGGCAACATGCCCGGATCGTCGCATAGAAGCAGGTCGTAGTCGGCGAGAAAAATCAGAAAATCAAAGTCGTCCACCACGCTGTCATGATTGAAGTCTGCAGGACACGGGTTCACATCGCCGAGCATCAGCCCGACCGAGTACATCCCGCTGGTCTCGTTTGGAACACCGCTGCTCTCGATGTCGGCGGAGGAAGTGATCGCGAATCGATAGACGCCGGGTTCGAGCTGACCGTGCGCGCCGCTGAATTCGCCCGAGTAAGCGAAGATCTGCGTCGCGCCCCTGGAGAGCGACACGAGCGTATTCCCTTCCGGTCCAGCGGCCATTCCGGGATCGATGCGCCAGGTGCGCGCGGTGGGGAGGGTGAAGTCAATCCAGATCCTCGAGAGTGCCGACGCGCTCGCGTTCAGAAAGCCTTCGTCCGGAGTGATGCTGATAAAGAAAAAGCCCGTTGCGGTCAGACCACTCTCGGACATTTCGAGCCCCAATTGCGAGCGCGCCTGCACGCCACTCGGACCCGAAGTCTGGTCGGAGTTTGCCGATCCGAGAAACTGCGGGAACGCTCCATCGCCGCTCCACTCCGAACGGTCGTTTGTTCCGTAGATCGTCTCGAGGTGGCTGCTGGTTTCCGCCCGAACGCTGACAACAGCGTTCTGCAGTTGCGCCCACGTCGTGGGCACACATATTCCGATCGCGAGCACACAAAGACCGGCCGAGATTCTTCCTGCGCACGCCATGGAGACCCCCCGGAAAGGTGCTTCACGCAGTCTACCACGAAGTCAAACCATGAAAAACTGACTGCCGGGGGTGAAATGCCGCTTAAGGGCAAATCAATTCGTTGTATGCCGCCGCGAAGAAAACAAAGTCCGCGTCATCGACCATTTCGTCGCCGTTGAAATCCGCCGGGCAGCCCTCTTCGTGGCGGAGGGAGGGGCATTCGAGTTCGTTGTACGCCGCGGCAAACTCGACGAAGTCGGCGTCATCGACCAGCCGGTCGTCGTTGAGATCAGCAAGGCAGAGCGATCCCTCGAAGACTTCGAACTCGAAATCGAAAATCCCGACCGAATCGAAGCCTCCCGCGCCGCTCTGCGTGCGTGCGGTGAGCACGAGCAGGTAGTCGCCTTCGGGAAGGTCGCCGCGGACTTCGTGCACGTGGGTGCGCTCGAAGCGGAACATCTCGTCATCGCCCATCATCATGACAGCCGAGCCTTCGCCGTCGAGATCGTTCACATCGACGGAATGGATCTCGAAGTGGTGTGCGCCGTGAACATGAAAATCGATCTCAACCCGCGCTTCCGCCCCGGCGAACGCCGTGACCAGGTCCACGCCGGGCGTCACCCGAGCGTTCGCAAAGCCGTTCGATATGACGTTCGTTGAATTCACAAAGAGAAAGAAGTTGGCGGTCGAAAGCACGCCGCTCGATCCGATTGCCTGACTCGCATCGGAAAAACCCTGCCACGAGGGAAGCGAGCCGCTCGCGCCTTCCTGAAACAGAGAATTCGATCCGCCTGTCGTCGTCAGGCTGCTCGAAGCAATGTTGACGGTGGTGATGACGGCGTGCGTGAGATCGACGTGCGCCTGCGCCGCGCCCGAAATAACCAGAAATGCACCGCAAGTCAACCCGCCGATACGGAACCGATTTTCCATAATTGCACCCTTCGCGGAACGCACCACGCTCCGTGCAGATGTCCGCAGCCCGGAAAAGGCTTGCTGCGAAAGGTCGCTGGATCGAATACAAAAACTGGCGGAGTCAGCGGCCGCGTCCCGGCATCTTGCCGAACAATCGCTTGGGCGGGAGCTTGGTCGGAACGATGCCTCCCGGGAACTTGTTCGGGTCCACCTGTCCGGGTGCGGCCGAAGGCAATTCGAGCTTTGAGGCCTGTTCGACGCGGCTCACCTTTGGTGCGGGTGCTGCCGGCTCGGGTGCTCCTTCCGGGCGCTCGATCTGCAATCCACCCTGGGGCCGGCCGCCCGGTGCCTCGTCGCGCCAACCCGTCGGCGGAGCGTTGCCGACGAAATCCGGATATTCGAGTTTGGGAATCTCGGCGTTGATCAGCATCTCGATGCTGGTGAGCAGGTCGCCTTGCTGGGGAGTAACGAGCGAGTACGCGAGGCCGCCCTTGCCGGCGCGAGCGGTCCGACCGATGCGGTGGATGTACAACTCGGGGTCATCGGGCAGATCGAAGTTGATGACGTGCGAAACACCCTCGACGTCGATGCCGCGGCTGGCGAGATCGGAGCAGATCACCACCGCGAGCTTGCCGTCCTTGAGCT
The DNA window shown above is from Phycisphaeraceae bacterium and carries:
- the crtI gene encoding phytoene desaturase, whose amino-acid sequence is MKSSGHSVAIIGAGPGGLAAAVLLAASGAEVTVFESQPRVGGRTARISATGTDGGEYHFDTGPTFFMMPYVLEEVFAAAERRLGDYVELKRLDPMYRLLMVGRGKAGAPLVIDTTQDIAEMSRRLAKINPKDGENFPRFIADNRYKLRHSESILRNPMRSPLDLFGKNTWLDTLKVGPVLRPDLSVHQLLGKYFSDPATKLAVSFQSKYLGMSPYDCPSLFTILPFIEYEYGVWHPIGGCNALMEAMSVVAREHGAQVRTSTPVERIEFHGQRATGVIVSGRPEKFDHVVINADATWAMKKLIPENVRAAAGNSYCDGTLDSRKYSCSTFMLYLGIEGKVNLPHHTICIAEDYQNNLEQITKTGELPQEPSIYVCNPSAMDPTLAPPGNSALYVLVPIANLQQASAAGVNWEKEKAAYRELALKRMEKVLGDALGPNFRERIRAEVVYTPDTWKGMNINFGATFNLAHNLGQMLHKRPQNKLPFTENVYLVGGGTHPGSGLPTIFLSSQISARMLCEEAGLKYAGNVAREMRVKSLRAMAQV